One Kiritimatiellia bacterium genomic window carries:
- a CDS encoding DUF2497 domain-containing protein yields PPPPPPPPPPPPPPPPPPPPPPYEGQEL; encoded by the coding sequence GCCTCCACCTCCGCCTCCACCTCCGCCTCCACCTCCGCCTCCACCTCCTCCGCCGCCGCCTCCTCCGTATGAAGGACAGGAACTCTAG